In Cololabis saira isolate AMF1-May2022 chromosome 14, fColSai1.1, whole genome shotgun sequence, a single genomic region encodes these proteins:
- the LOC133460157 gene encoding uncharacterized protein LOC133460157 translates to MSGKKQKSIRSFWAAKIQPPKKVARSEEMVEETMEKTERETVGEIVTAETTEEERVEKTVEETVEEMVEERMKETAEETAEETAETTRRAEVKVAVAMVQHNVPFAVSDHFSPLLKECFRDSTTAQNFKCASTKTTCIINEAVAPHFKNKLVMKMRDNPFTLITDGSNDTGQEKMNPLTVRVFDSDSGKVVHRFLDMCTTSGRSCGTAEVIFQKMNEVLQKHAIPWGNCVSLSIDNAPVNTGARNSIASRILNENANTYIHGCPCHIIHNTAKEAGLRFLEVTGFDPEDLAVDVGYWFKGSTNRKGYLSEFCEFHGSEYMEILQHISIRWLSLERCLTRLLQQYEPLTSYFKSLNEKQPRFRRLVGAFSNPLTEVYLLFYQATLPAFSTLNLLLQREKSSIFLLHEEMTKFIRKLCAKFLKLAALQNQDVHEIQYKDPSNQLPGEKLNIGFITRATLNRLLDAGDITPQQVESYP, encoded by the exons ATGTCAGGGAAGAAGCAAAAGAGCATTCGGTCATTCTGGGCAGCAAAGATTCAGCCCCCTAAAAAGGTTGCCAGGTCAGAGGAGATGGTGGAAGAGACAATGGAGAAGACGGAAAGGGAGACTGTAGGGGAGATAGTGACAGCGGAGACtacagaggaggagagagtgGAGAAGACAGTTGAGGAGACAGTGGAGGAGATGGTGGAGGAGAGAATGAAGGAGACGGCGGAGGAGACAGCAGAGGAGACAGCAGAAACG ACAAGGAGAGCTGAAGTAAAAGTGGCTGTGGCAATGGTGCAGCATAATGTGCCATTTGCTGTCTCTGACCATTTCAGCCCATTATTAAAGGAGTGCTTCAGAGATTCCACCacagcacaaaatttcaaatgTGCCAGCACGAAAACAACGTGCATAATAAATGAAGCAGTGGCACCTCATTTTAAGAACAAATTGGTCATGAAGATGAGGGACAATCCATTCACCTTGATCACTGATGGGTCAAATGATACAG GACAAGAGAAGATGAACCCGCTCACTGTGCGAGTTTTTGACAGTGATTCTGGAAAAGTTGTCCATAGATTTTTGGATATGTGCACAACAAGTGGGCGTAGCTGTGGCACAGCGGAAGTAATCTTCCAAAAAATGAACGAGGTCTTACAGAAACACGCCATACCTTGGGGAAATTGTGTTAGCTTATCAATTGACAACGCACCTGTGAATACAGGAGCAAGAAATTCCATTGCATCCaggattctgaatgaaaatgccaACACATACATCCATGGGTGCCCCTGCCACATTATCCACAATACCGCCAAAGAAGCTGGACTGAGATTTTTGGAA GTGACTGGATTTGATCCAGAGGATCTGGCTGTGGATGTTGGATACTGGTTTAAGGGTAGCACCAACCGTAAGGGTTACCTGTCAG AATTCTGTGAGTTCCATGGAAGCGAGTACATGGAAATACTGCAACACATTTCCATTCGTTGGCTGAGCCTGGAGAGATGTTTGACTCGCCTTCTGCAGCAGTATGAGCCACTCACCAGCTACTTCAAGTCATTAA ATGAGAAACAACCAAGGTTTAGAAGGCTGGTGGGTGCATTTTCTAACCCGCTAACAGAGGTGTACCTCCTCTTCTACCAGGCAACATTGCCAGCCTTCTCCACCTTAAACCTCCTACTCCAGAGAGAGAAGTCCTCAATCTTCCTTCTACATGAAGAG ATGACAAAGTTCATCCGCAAGTTGTGTGCAAAGTTTCTGAAGCTTGCAGCACTGCAGAACCAAGATGTTCATGAAATCCAATACAAGGACCCATCAAACCAACTGCCAG GAGAAAAGCTGAACATTGGATTCATTACTCGAGCTACGCTCAACAGGCTCCTTGATGCGGGAGACATTACACCACAGCAAGTGGAGAG CTACCCCTGA